Proteins from one Brevibacillus humidisoli genomic window:
- a CDS encoding D-alanyl-D-alanine carboxypeptidase family protein translates to MRIIGERLIQEEDGYVVILQLDKASTEFAEEGRRQPQKDGVLADQTVEYVRRRFPHLKVKTVKIMVGTVLVATFSLTGAGQQDEVHAVAAVEAATGPQSLVQALPGGILTLGARGDGVKTLQTSLNHLGFSLAQDGIYGPRTRAAVLQFQQGHLSLANDGIYGPHTRYVIETLLMGKRVVVNPDDQLVVVNKQNRLPPGYVPRDLVVADVRFSFAEDSPKKWMRREAAEALAALFTQAEKENIQLYAVSGYRSYERQEAIFAANMQRVGADSANQFSARAGESEHQTGLAMDVTSAAAGYRLTTGFGETKEGKWLQQHAAEFGFIIRYPQGKETITGYQYEPWHLRYVGKEAATTIAARGSTLEEYVGIR, encoded by the coding sequence GTGCGCATCATCGGTGAAAGGCTGATACAGGAAGAAGATGGGTATGTGGTCATCCTACAGTTGGACAAAGCGAGCACGGAATTCGCTGAAGAGGGTCGGCGACAGCCGCAGAAGGACGGAGTGCTCGCCGATCAGACTGTGGAGTACGTACGAAGACGGTTTCCTCATCTAAAAGTCAAAACGGTGAAGATCATGGTGGGAACCGTGCTGGTCGCAACCTTTTCGCTAACTGGAGCAGGGCAGCAGGATGAGGTGCATGCGGTGGCTGCAGTGGAAGCGGCGACTGGGCCTCAATCTCTTGTTCAAGCCCTACCGGGCGGCATCCTCACCTTGGGAGCTCGGGGGGATGGCGTCAAAACGCTTCAGACGTCGTTGAATCACCTCGGATTCTCCCTGGCCCAAGACGGGATCTACGGACCTCGCACCAGGGCGGCTGTCCTGCAGTTTCAGCAGGGCCATCTGTCTTTGGCCAATGACGGGATATATGGTCCCCATACTCGATATGTGATCGAGACGCTGCTGATGGGCAAACGTGTGGTGGTCAACCCGGATGATCAGCTTGTGGTGGTGAACAAGCAGAATCGCCTACCGCCGGGTTACGTTCCCCGAGACCTCGTCGTCGCGGACGTCCGTTTCTCGTTTGCCGAAGATTCTCCGAAAAAATGGATGCGACGGGAGGCAGCCGAGGCGCTGGCAGCGTTGTTCACTCAGGCCGAAAAAGAAAACATCCAGCTCTATGCGGTTTCCGGATACCGGTCCTATGAGCGTCAGGAGGCGATTTTCGCTGCCAATATGCAACGAGTGGGAGCAGACAGCGCGAATCAATTCAGTGCACGCGCAGGAGAAAGCGAACACCAGACAGGACTGGCGATGGACGTAACCTCAGCCGCGGCGGGATACCGATTGACGACCGGTTTTGGTGAGACGAAGGAAGGAAAATGGCTGCAGCAGCATGCAGCAGAGTTTGGCTTTATCATCCGCTATCCCCAAGGAAAAGAAACGATAACAGGATACCAATATGAACCATGGCATTTGCGCTATGTCGGCAAAGAAGCAGCAACAACGATTGCAGCTCGGGGGAGTACGCTTGAAGAATACGTAGGCATCAGATAA
- a CDS encoding aldo/keto reductase: MRYRRLGRTNLKVSVVGVGTWQYGGEWGRTYSQDEVDRILSKAKEVGINLIDTAECYGDHVSEAFIGEFVKKDRREDWIIATKFGHKFHENFQRSQLWSPQEVLKQLEDSLRALQTDYIDLYQFHSGTDEMFDNDDLWTMLEKQVEAGKVRHLGISIAKNDNLHQTAAASKVNAKTIQVVYNRLDQTPEERVFPSCIEQDLGVLARVPLASGYLSGKYKPDAVFAENDVRNNHDPEQRLQKLQQVEAIKREEVPEGMDMATWALVWCLKHDAVTCVIPGCKDEKQVVANAKAAEYVSDDHPQAWKM, from the coding sequence ATGAGGTATCGCAGATTAGGCCGGACCAACCTGAAAGTATCCGTTGTTGGTGTGGGTACCTGGCAGTATGGGGGAGAGTGGGGCAGGACCTACAGCCAAGATGAGGTAGATCGGATCTTGAGCAAAGCGAAAGAAGTTGGGATCAACCTGATTGACACCGCCGAATGTTACGGCGACCATGTATCAGAAGCGTTTATCGGTGAATTCGTCAAGAAAGATCGGCGGGAAGACTGGATCATCGCTACCAAGTTTGGCCACAAATTCCATGAGAACTTCCAACGCTCACAGCTTTGGTCGCCGCAAGAGGTCCTTAAGCAGTTGGAAGATTCGCTTCGCGCCCTGCAGACGGATTACATCGACCTGTATCAGTTCCACTCCGGAACAGACGAGATGTTTGACAACGACGATCTGTGGACGATGTTGGAAAAACAGGTGGAAGCGGGCAAGGTTCGTCATCTGGGCATCTCAATCGCTAAAAACGACAACCTGCATCAGACCGCTGCAGCAAGTAAGGTGAACGCCAAAACGATTCAAGTCGTCTACAACCGCCTCGACCAGACACCGGAAGAACGCGTCTTTCCATCTTGCATCGAACAGGATCTCGGGGTGCTGGCACGGGTACCGCTGGCCAGCGGTTATTTGAGCGGGAAGTACAAGCCGGATGCCGTTTTCGCAGAAAATGACGTGCGCAACAATCACGATCCTGAACAGCGTTTGCAAAAATTGCAGCAGGTGGAAGCGATCAAGCGGGAAGAGGTACCGGAGGGCATGGATATGGCTACCTGGGCACTGGTTTGGTGCCTCAAGCATGATGCGGTCACTTGTGTCATTCCAGGATGTAAAGACGAGAAGCAAGTGGTGGCTAATGCGAAGGCAGCTGAATATGTAAGCGACGATCATCCGCAAGCATGGAAGATGTGA
- the rbsB gene encoding ribose ABC transporter substrate-binding protein RbsB, which yields MNKLLKLGLASMMLFAVLTGCSTQSSLENSGEPQPQEGAAPDDKVTVGLAISTLNNPFFVTLKEGAQKAAQEAGVELIVVDAQDDTAKQVSGVEDLIQQKVDVILINPTDGAAIVTAVESANQANIPVITVDRSAEGGKVVAHIASDNVKGGLLAGEYILQSLDKKGNLVELEGIPGTSAARDRGEGFHSAVDGHEGVKVVAKQPADFDRAKGLSVMENILQANQDIQAVFAHNDEMALGAVQALEAAGLTDVMVVGFDATEDAVKAVNEGKMAATVAQKPDLIGETAVETAIKVAKGETVDEFIPVELELVTKK from the coding sequence ATGAATAAGCTGTTGAAACTTGGCTTGGCTTCGATGATGCTGTTTGCGGTCCTCACGGGGTGCTCCACTCAGTCCAGTCTGGAGAATAGTGGAGAGCCGCAACCACAAGAGGGAGCGGCGCCGGATGACAAGGTAACGGTCGGCTTGGCCATTTCCACTCTGAACAATCCCTTTTTCGTCACTTTGAAGGAAGGGGCCCAAAAAGCGGCACAGGAAGCGGGCGTTGAGCTGATTGTGGTCGATGCCCAGGATGATACGGCCAAACAAGTGAGCGGCGTCGAAGATTTGATTCAGCAAAAAGTAGATGTTATTTTGATCAACCCGACTGATGGGGCGGCAATCGTGACAGCTGTCGAGTCGGCCAACCAGGCAAACATCCCGGTCATCACCGTTGACCGTTCCGCAGAAGGCGGTAAAGTGGTGGCGCATATTGCCTCTGACAATGTGAAAGGTGGTTTGCTGGCAGGAGAGTACATCCTGCAGAGTCTCGACAAGAAGGGGAATCTTGTAGAACTGGAAGGGATCCCGGGGACGTCAGCAGCCCGTGACCGTGGAGAAGGATTCCACTCCGCTGTCGACGGCCATGAAGGCGTTAAGGTCGTGGCCAAGCAACCGGCAGATTTTGACCGCGCCAAAGGGTTGAGTGTAATGGAGAATATCCTGCAGGCAAATCAGGATATCCAGGCAGTCTTTGCCCACAACGATGAGATGGCGCTGGGTGCTGTACAGGCCCTTGAGGCTGCAGGATTGACCGACGTTATGGTTGTTGGTTTCGACGCGACCGAAGATGCTGTGAAGGCTGTCAATGAAGGCAAGATGGCAGCTACGGTCGCCCAAAAACCGGACTTAATCGGGGAAACAGCTGTCGAGACAGCAATCAAGGTAGCCAAAGGAGAGACTGTGGATGAATTCATCCCGGTCGAATTGGAACTGGTTACGAAAAAATAA
- a CDS encoding DUF3231 family protein — translation MPSVMEAVTSTMQGLMEKDPDQPLHIGEAMACWTYRGALKEAIVMEQTGLNTTTDDELKHILNEAIEMCSRQVERLDEFMKQEGVPIPPTSPSRPQSDPSAVPLGVKANDPEIANGIAAKVASAITACATAAAGSVRNDVGLMWTEFQAEQLTFAATLKNVMRKRGWLMMPPPFTPPGVPGE, via the coding sequence ATGCCAAGTGTTATGGAAGCAGTAACGTCTACCATGCAAGGCTTGATGGAGAAAGACCCCGACCAGCCGCTGCATATCGGGGAGGCGATGGCTTGCTGGACCTATCGAGGTGCCTTAAAAGAAGCGATCGTCATGGAGCAGACCGGCCTCAACACGACAACCGATGACGAGTTGAAGCACATTCTGAATGAAGCGATTGAGATGTGTTCCCGACAAGTAGAGCGGCTGGATGAGTTTATGAAACAAGAAGGTGTTCCAATACCGCCGACGTCACCAAGCCGCCCCCAATCAGATCCAAGCGCCGTACCGTTGGGGGTAAAGGCAAATGATCCGGAAATCGCCAACGGGATTGCCGCAAAAGTGGCGAGCGCCATTACCGCATGTGCAACCGCGGCCGCAGGATCAGTCCGAAACGATGTAGGGTTGATGTGGACGGAGTTTCAAGCGGAGCAGCTAACCTTTGCTGCTACCCTGAAAAATGTCATGCGAAAAAGAGGATGGCTCATGATGCCGCCGCCATTTACCCCACCTGGGGTACCTGGAGAGTAA
- a CDS encoding excalibur calcium-binding domain-containing protein: MDRSAKQQVNQLNIQQNMDTPLITEQEEDELTGPEKDGAGSVNRNCDDFASQEEAQAFYEASGGPDKDPHRLDRDRDGLACERR, encoded by the coding sequence ATGGACAGGTCAGCAAAGCAACAGGTAAATCAGTTAAACATTCAACAAAACATGGATACACCGTTAATCACAGAACAAGAGGAGGACGAATTAACCGGGCCGGAAAAGGATGGAGCCGGTTCGGTCAACCGCAATTGTGACGACTTTGCTTCTCAGGAAGAAGCCCAGGCTTTTTATGAAGCGTCAGGAGGACCAGACAAAGATCCGCATCGCTTGGACCGGGATCGCGACGGATTGGCTTGTGAGCGCAGGTAA